The following are from one region of the Halarcobacter sp. genome:
- a CDS encoding DUF4034 domain-containing protein: MKKILSFLVYALLFSIIPIISFLYIFNQDTETIVEPLPLQVAVTNEQFTNYPDNPIIQLRNSFFNKDFNKLNTTLKNLDISFENKSKDEKSLIDSYYIFDMRDKSYEQLFNLWIEKTPTAYTAYLARAIYYYNMAWLERGGAYANKTKIEQFEKMSEYMKKAKEDLETSIGLNKKTYIYYLLYIRIYNTIGEDNLIKQTFDESISIYPESFYLRKAYMLTLIPRWGGSYEQMQYYINTIEPLIHKNPKLKPLSAAILIDKASLASLSSRYEISNELLKEALNLTKKYPLIYFRIGRNLYWLKKYDEALEYINKAISMDKYNQDYFRYRAKIYAKIGDFENAKEDIFYAYALNPSKKAVKDDRNYISRVMYTKARELREKYNSDEALKLLLSALEVDENNSYIYNSLARIYMDRLELSTAYSYCLDAIDKNPNEINHYLVMDFILAKENKWDLIIMYWSRFIDLNSDNARAYLERSGAYYHKGDYKNAVKDAKKSMQLGNEKGKEIYHKYKHLAE, encoded by the coding sequence ATGAAAAAAATTTTATCATTTTTAGTATATGCACTTTTATTTAGCATAATACCTATAATAAGTTTTTTATATATTTTTAATCAGGATACTGAAACTATTGTTGAACCTTTACCTCTTCAAGTTGCAGTAACAAATGAGCAATTTACAAACTACCCAGATAATCCAATTATTCAATTAAGAAACTCTTTTTTTAACAAGGATTTCAATAAACTAAATACAACTTTAAAAAATTTAGATATCTCTTTTGAGAACAAAAGTAAAGATGAAAAAAGTTTAATTGATAGTTACTATATTTTTGATATGAGAGATAAATCTTATGAACAACTTTTTAACTTGTGGATAGAAAAAACTCCTACAGCCTATACTGCTTATCTAGCAAGGGCAATATATTATTATAATATGGCATGGTTAGAAAGAGGGGGAGCATATGCAAATAAAACTAAAATAGAACAATTTGAAAAAATGTCAGAATATATGAAAAAAGCAAAAGAAGATTTAGAAACAAGTATAGGATTAAATAAAAAAACATACATATACTATTTATTATATATCAGGATATATAATACAATAGGAGAGGATAATCTAATAAAACAGACATTTGATGAATCAATATCTATTTACCCCGAATCATTTTATTTAAGAAAAGCATATATGCTCACATTGATTCCTAGATGGGGAGGTTCATATGAACAAATGCAATATTATATTAATACAATTGAACCTTTAATACATAAAAATCCAAAATTAAAACCTTTGAGTGCTGCAATTTTGATTGATAAAGCATCTTTGGCTTCATTATCTTCACGGTATGAAATATCAAATGAACTTTTAAAAGAAGCTCTGAATTTGACAAAAAAATATCCTTTAATCTATTTTAGAATAGGAAGAAATCTTTATTGGCTAAAAAAATATGATGAGGCATTAGAGTATATCAATAAAGCTATATCTATGGATAAGTACAATCAAGATTATTTTAGATATAGAGCAAAAATTTATGCAAAAATAGGTGATTTTGAAAATGCAAAAGAAGATATATTTTATGCTTATGCATTAAATCCAAGTAAAAAAGCTGTAAAAGATGATAGAAACTATATCTCGCGAGTTATGTATACAAAAGCAAGAGAATTGAGAGAAAAGTATAATAGTGATGAGGCTTTAAAACTTCTTTTAAGTGCATTAGAAGTAGATGAAAACAATAGTTATATTTATAATAGTTTAGCAAGAATCTATATGGATAGGTTAGAATTATCTACTGCTTATTCATATTGTTTAGATGCAATTGATAAAAATCCAAATGAGATTAATCATTATTTAGTAATGGATTTTATATTAGCAAAAGAGAATAAATGGGATTTAATTATAATGTATTGGAGCAGATTTATAGACTTAAATTCTGATAATGCAAGGGCATATTTAGAAAGAAGCGGGGCTTATTACCATAAAGGTGATTATAAAAATGCTGTTAAAGATGCCAAAAAGTCAATGCAATTAGGAAATGAAAAAGGTAAAGAGATTTATCATAAATATAAACACTTAGCGGAATAA
- a CDS encoding HAMP domain-containing sensor histidine kinase translates to MVIDLTRSERVTFRKFLGLYLGSSLILLSIIFFLFYKMESRLQYDLITSNMQNVASKVSSTIIYAHLSGLSINTAKMANFIKYDYALYDKQHRKLIGNIRDKIDLSKKLQKIDDSYVLVDSTPRGHLGVHHIVIRENIYHDIIVDLTERLVFSFFLIYSTIAVVGYYLASLFISPIINERKKLNNFIKDTTHELNTPITAILMSTGKDAPLTQKNLQRINLSAKRISEIYKDLVYLFLQDASKKPAIENLQLDEIIKNQLDYFDSFAQKKRLKITASTEPTMFKIDKENFTRLFNNLISNAIKYNKIEGNIDISLKNRVLTIKDTGIGIKKDRIKDIFSRYYRATKEQGGFGIGLNIVYHICKTYDIKIEVESEENIGTTFRLTFKD, encoded by the coding sequence TTGGTTATAGATTTAACAAGAAGTGAGAGGGTAACTTTTCGTAAATTTTTGGGTCTGTATTTAGGCTCATCTTTAATCTTATTATCAATAATCTTTTTTCTTTTTTATAAAATGGAATCAAGACTGCAATACGATTTAATCACTTCAAATATGCAAAATGTAGCCTCAAAAGTTTCTTCAACTATAATATATGCACATCTTTCAGGACTTTCAATCAATACAGCTAAAATGGCAAATTTTATTAAATACGATTATGCTTTATATGATAAACAACACAGAAAACTTATAGGAAATATTAGAGATAAAATCGATTTATCAAAAAAATTACAAAAAATAGATGATAGTTATGTTTTAGTTGATAGTACTCCAAGGGGTCATTTAGGGGTACATCATATTGTTATTAGAGAAAATATTTACCATGATATTATTGTTGATTTAACAGAAAGATTGGTTTTCTCTTTCTTCTTAATCTATTCAACTATTGCTGTTGTGGGATATTATCTAGCTAGTTTATTTATTAGTCCAATAATAAATGAAAGAAAAAAACTAAATAACTTTATAAAAGATACAACCCATGAGTTAAATACTCCAATTACTGCTATTCTTATGAGTACAGGTAAAGATGCACCACTAACACAAAAAAATCTACAAAGAATAAATTTAAGTGCAAAAAGAATCTCCGAGATATATAAAGATTTAGTATATCTATTTTTACAAGATGCCAGTAAAAAACCTGCCATAGAAAATCTTCAATTAGATGAAATTATAAAAAATCAACTTGACTATTTTGACTCTTTTGCACAAAAAAAACGTCTAAAGATTACAGCTTCTACAGAACCTACTATGTTTAAAATAGATAAAGAAAACTTCACAAGATTATTTAATAATCTAATCTCAAATGCTATTAAATATAATAAAATAGAGGGGAATATTGATATCTCATTGAAAAATCGAGTACTTACTATAAAAGATACAGGTATTGGAATAAAAAAAGATAGAATAAAAGATATTTTCTCAAGATATTATAGAGCCACAAAAGAGCAAGGTGGTTTTGGTATAGGCTTAAATATTGTATATCATATTTGTAAAACATATGATATTAAGATTGAAGTTGAATCAGAAGAGAATATTGGAACAACGTTTAGATTAACATTTAAAGATTAA
- a CDS encoding CusA/CzcA family heavy metal efflux RND transporter, with product MVESIIAYSIRNKFFILITTLVLTIASFWAVKNSSLDALPDLSPPQVIVQVKWPGQSPKTIEDQVSYPLISNLMSLPNIQTVRAMSSFQNALIYVIFKDGTDLYDSRNRILEQLSQLQGSFPAGVDVAIGPDATGVGWAYEYALKSDTKSLDELKTLQDYYYKFALLGVDGVSEVASVGGFIKNYEITLDQDKLVQYDISIKDIKKAIENNNDEKGGRIILENGFEHMIQAKAFLKTSEDIENITIKTNDSIPLLVKDIAQVNITPTNRRGMADLNGQGETVGGIIVVRYGENPYDVIKRVKEKIQTLKVDGVEVIETYDRTSLIDKAIDTLKHTLVEESIIVMIVSALFLFHLRSALIIIITLPITVLFTFLLMKAFGLGSNIMSLGGIAIAIGAMVDATIVMVENAHKYLQGKNDISNKERVEIIIKSAKQVGRPIFFALILVVVSFLPIFALTGQEGRLFSPLAFTKSFAMIAGAILSITLVPILMIFFIKGKILDEKKNYINRFFIALYSPLLNISLKFRYVVVVLFIGTIIAIYPAYKKLNWEFMPMMNEQTFMYMPVTPYGIGIDLAKELTQKTDKIIKSFPEVDTVFGKAGRADTATDPAPLAMIETIITFKPEDQWREGMTYKKLMEEMDKKLQVAGLINSWTYPIRGRIDMLLTGIRTPLGIKLYGNDHQVLEDTANKIEQKLKKFNKTLSVSTDKINSGYYLNIYLKDDMIDRFGITKNDVLSTISLGVAGAKISTLFDGLERYPISLRFKAEQREDITSLNNLQVKTKLGFQPISMFAKLHYEEGPSVIKSEKALNVNFVYITPKSDISTKQYKDEAQELLKDLQLPDGFYYEWSGQSEYLESAMNKLIYIIPLTFLIIFILIYFALRNIIYTMIIFFTLPFALSGGLFYLDYLNFNISIAVIVGFLALLGVASETSIVMVVYLNEAMIELKKSTMEFSKKNISMAIYKGAVLRLRPKLMTLFAILGGLIPIMYIDGVGSEVMQRIAAPMIGGMTSSALLTLIIIPSIFYIIALIKKENIVQESLSH from the coding sequence ATGGTTGAATCAATAATTGCATACAGTATCAGAAACAAATTTTTTATACTTATTACAACACTTGTATTAACTATCGCATCTTTTTGGGCAGTTAAAAATAGTAGCTTAGATGCATTGCCAGATTTATCACCTCCACAAGTTATTGTGCAAGTAAAATGGCCAGGGCAAAGTCCAAAAACAATTGAAGACCAAGTTTCTTATCCTCTGATTTCAAACTTAATGAGTCTTCCAAATATTCAAACAGTAAGAGCTATGAGTTCTTTTCAAAATGCTCTTATTTATGTAATATTTAAAGATGGTACAGATTTATATGACTCAAGAAATAGAATCTTAGAACAACTATCTCAACTTCAAGGATCTTTCCCTGCAGGTGTAGATGTTGCAATTGGACCAGATGCCACAGGTGTTGGTTGGGCTTATGAATATGCATTAAAATCTGATACAAAGTCTCTTGATGAACTAAAAACTCTTCAAGACTATTATTATAAGTTTGCTCTTTTAGGAGTTGATGGAGTTAGTGAGGTTGCTTCTGTTGGTGGATTTATTAAAAACTATGAGATAACTTTAGACCAAGATAAATTAGTACAATATGATATAAGTATTAAAGATATTAAAAAAGCCATAGAAAACAATAATGATGAAAAAGGTGGTAGAATTATTTTAGAAAATGGTTTTGAACATATGATTCAAGCAAAAGCATTTTTGAAAACAAGTGAAGATATTGAAAATATTACAATTAAAACAAATGATTCTATCCCTTTATTAGTAAAAGATATTGCACAGGTTAACATCACACCAACAAATAGAAGAGGAATGGCAGATTTAAATGGTCAAGGTGAAACTGTTGGGGGAATTATTGTTGTAAGATATGGTGAAAACCCTTATGATGTTATAAAAAGGGTTAAAGAGAAAATACAAACACTAAAAGTTGATGGGGTTGAAGTTATTGAAACTTATGATAGAACTTCACTTATTGATAAAGCTATTGATACTTTAAAACATACCCTTGTAGAGGAGTCTATAATTGTAATGATAGTATCAGCATTATTTCTTTTCCATCTAAGAAGTGCTTTGATTATTATCATCACTCTACCAATTACAGTTTTATTTACTTTTCTTTTAATGAAAGCCTTTGGCTTAGGTTCAAACATTATGAGTCTAGGTGGTATTGCTATTGCCATAGGAGCAATGGTTGATGCAACAATAGTTATGGTTGAAAATGCCCACAAATATTTACAAGGTAAAAATGATATATCAAATAAAGAAAGAGTAGAGATAATAATCAAATCAGCAAAACAAGTTGGACGTCCAATCTTTTTTGCACTGATTTTAGTTGTGGTTTCATTTTTGCCTATCTTTGCCCTAACAGGACAAGAGGGAAGACTTTTTTCACCTTTAGCTTTTACAAAATCTTTTGCCATGATTGCAGGAGCAATTTTATCAATTACACTTGTTCCTATTCTAATGATATTTTTTATAAAAGGAAAAATACTTGATGAAAAGAAAAACTATATAAATAGATTTTTCATAGCTCTTTATTCACCACTTTTAAATATCTCTTTAAAGTTTAGATATGTGGTTGTGGTTTTATTTATAGGTACAATTATCGCAATCTATCCTGCATATAAAAAACTAAATTGGGAATTTATGCCCATGATGAATGAGCAAACTTTTATGTATATGCCAGTAACTCCTTATGGTATTGGAATTGATTTAGCAAAAGAGTTAACACAAAAAACAGATAAAATCATAAAATCTTTTCCAGAAGTTGATACTGTTTTTGGTAAAGCAGGACGAGCTGATACAGCAACTGACCCTGCACCACTTGCTATGATTGAAACAATTATAACCTTTAAGCCAGAAGATCAATGGCGTGAAGGTATGACATACAAAAAATTAATGGAAGAGATGGATAAAAAACTGCAAGTTGCAGGTTTAATCAATTCTTGGACTTACCCTATTAGAGGAAGAATTGATATGCTTCTTACAGGTATTAGAACACCTCTTGGCATAAAACTATATGGAAATGACCATCAGGTTTTAGAAGATACAGCAAATAAAATCGAGCAAAAGCTAAAAAAGTTTAATAAGACTCTATCGGTTTCTACAGATAAAATAAATTCTGGTTATTATCTAAATATCTATTTAAAAGATGATATGATAGATAGATTTGGTATCACAAAAAATGATGTTTTATCAACTATATCTTTAGGTGTAGCAGGAGCAAAAATCTCTACACTTTTTGATGGATTAGAAAGATATCCTATCTCTTTAAGATTTAAAGCTGAACAAAGGGAAGATATCACATCTTTAAATAATCTTCAAGTAAAAACAAAACTTGGTTTCCAACCAATATCAATGTTTGCAAAACTTCACTATGAAGAGGGACCATCAGTTATAAAATCAGAAAAAGCATTAAATGTAAACTTTGTATATATCACTCCTAAAAGCGATATTTCAACAAAACAATATAAAGATGAAGCCCAAGAGTTATTAAAAGATTTACAACTTCCTGATGGATTTTATTATGAGTGGTCTGGACAAAGTGAATATTTAGAGTCTGCTATGAATAAACTTATTTATATCATTCCTCTTACATTTTTAATTATTTTCATACTTATATATTTTGCACTTAGAAATATTATCTACACTATGATTATATTTTTTACTTTACCATTTGCACTATCAGGTGGATTGTTTTATTTAGATTATCTAAACTTTAATATCTCTATTGCAGTAATCGTTGGATTCCTTGCTTTACTTGGAGTCGCATCTGAAACCTCTATTGTGATGGTTGTTTATCTAAATGAAGCCATGATTGAATTAAAAAAATCTACTATGGAATTTAGTAAAAAAAATATCTCT
- a CDS encoding HAMP domain-containing sensor histidine kinase — protein sequence MILIAFLYYQNEKKLYFDLAQTKMRNVVSNISSQIIFAHMSGNSLDMNQFLKTDIYQISFYDKNKNLLYGNLKDENIDFSKNIIMHEKNFILIDKSTYGHLNIYYIAIKENVFFNRLSALQKEIVILFLFIYIFISIIGFFLARLFLKPIKDERTRLNNFIKDTTHELNTPISAILMSAEDEENLSSKQVKRIKLAAQRISEVYKDLTFIFLEDKQNISNPKEYNLKDLIESQLKYFEALALKKKITMNSSLENTFYTIDENDFIRLFNNILSNAIKYNKQKGNIDIILKNNSLIIKDTGIGIEKSKIKDIFNRYYRATEFSGGFGIGLNIVHNICEKYSIKPTIESKLNEGTRFTLTF from the coding sequence ATGATACTAATTGCTTTTTTATATTACCAAAATGAAAAGAAGCTATATTTTGATTTGGCACAAACAAAAATGAGAAATGTAGTGTCAAACATCTCTTCACAAATAATTTTTGCACATATGAGTGGAAACTCTTTAGATATGAATCAATTTTTAAAAACAGACATATATCAAATCTCTTTTTATGATAAAAATAAAAATCTCCTATATGGAAACCTAAAAGATGAAAATATCGATTTTTCAAAAAATATTATAATGCATGAAAAAAATTTTATTCTTATTGATAAATCAACATATGGACATCTAAATATTTACTATATAGCAATTAAAGAGAATGTATTTTTCAATAGATTAAGTGCTCTTCAAAAAGAGATAGTTATACTTTTTTTATTTATATATATATTTATTTCCATAATAGGTTTTTTTCTAGCAAGACTATTTTTAAAACCAATAAAAGATGAAAGAACTAGACTAAATAACTTTATAAAAGATACAACCCATGAATTAAATACTCCAATTAGTGCTATTTTGATGTCAGCAGAAGATGAAGAGAATCTATCATCAAAACAAGTAAAAAGAATAAAACTTGCAGCCCAAAGGATCTCTGAAGTCTATAAAGACCTAACCTTTATATTTCTAGAAGATAAACAAAATATCTCAAATCCCAAAGAGTATAATCTAAAAGATTTAATTGAATCCCAATTAAAATATTTTGAAGCCTTAGCTTTAAAGAAAAAAATAACTATGAATTCTAGTCTTGAAAATACCTTTTACACTATTGATGAAAATGATTTTATCAGACTTTTTAACAATATTCTATCAAATGCAATAAAATACAATAAACAAAAAGGAAATATAGATATTATCCTAAAAAACAATTCTCTTATCATAAAAGATACTGGAATTGGTATAGAAAAGTCTAAAATAAAAGATATTTTCAATAGATACTATAGAGCTACAGAGTTTAGTGGTGGATTTGGAATTGGACTTAATATTGTTCATAATATTTGTGAAAAGTATTCAATAAAACCCACAATTGAATCTAAACTAAATGAAGGTACTCGTTTTACCCTAACTTTTTAA
- a CDS encoding efflux RND transporter periplasmic adaptor subunit: protein MKLIISALLLGFTILNAQILEVEQLFNKKLTKVKKEQIGTLKSFYGRTAFDERKIYDIVSRFDGYITNLSANEQYKTIKKGEKLFSLYSDEVLAIQQEIQLTKKINKNLLNSNIEKLKSLDINPSIIQQVKNSKTLIKDIPFYSPSNSIIIKKNINDGSFVKKGNLLLQLASLDKLWFIASVYQKDLAFIKKDMEANILIDGINKTIKTKVDKIYPIVTRETKSVDVRFIIDNKDLAFYPNMFGKVSLQENKKEILTLPKTAVLLKGDKKYVFKMLSKTEIEPIEVEAKRITSNKYEVISGIEESEEVIDNALFLLDSDAVTNGLYNSDDGDW from the coding sequence GTGAAACTAATTATAAGTGCCCTACTTCTGGGCTTTACAATACTCAATGCCCAAATTCTTGAAGTTGAGCAGTTGTTCAATAAAAAGCTTACGAAAGTAAAAAAAGAGCAAATAGGTACCTTAAAAAGCTTTTATGGGCGTACTGCTTTTGATGAGAGAAAAATTTATGATATTGTAAGTAGATTTGATGGTTATATCACAAATTTAAGTGCAAATGAACAATACAAAACTATAAAAAAAGGTGAAAAACTATTTTCTCTTTATTCAGATGAAGTTTTAGCAATCCAACAAGAGATTCAATTAACAAAAAAAATAAATAAAAATTTATTAAATAGCAATATTGAAAAACTAAAATCTTTAGATATCAATCCTTCAATCATACAGCAAGTTAAAAACTCAAAAACACTTATAAAAGATATCCCTTTTTATTCACCATCAAATTCTATAATTATCAAAAAAAATATCAATGATGGAAGTTTTGTAAAAAAAGGTAATCTACTTTTACAATTAGCTTCATTGGATAAATTATGGTTTATCGCTTCTGTTTATCAAAAAGATTTGGCTTTTATAAAAAAAGATATGGAAGCAAATATTTTAATAGATGGAATAAACAAAACTATAAAAACAAAAGTTGACAAAATCTATCCAATTGTTACCCGTGAAACAAAAAGTGTAGATGTTAGATTTATAATTGATAATAAAGACTTAGCTTTTTATCCAAATATGTTTGGAAAAGTTTCATTACAAGAAAACAAAAAAGAGATTTTAACTCTTCCAAAAACTGCTGTTCTTTTAAAAGGTGATAAAAAATATGTATTTAAGATGTTATCAAAAACTGAAATTGAACCAATTGAAGTTGAAGCTAAAAGAATCACTTCTAATAAATATGAAGTTATAAGTGGTATTGAAGAGAGTGAAGAAGTTATTGATAATGCTTTATTCTTATTAGATTCAGATGCAGTTACAAATGGATTATATAACTCTGATGATGGGGATTGGTAG
- a CDS encoding response regulator transcription factor, producing MKILLLEDDLILNEIIEEFLNGLGYEVTCVFDGMNASEVIYENHFDLLILDVNVPNMTGFEFLKSLRENNITTPAIFITSLNSVEDIEEGFNSGADDYLKKPFELKELELRINNIKRLLHLDSDEIEIAENISFNSKLNYVNNNSIKTKLPLKEAQILKYLVNNANRCISQDELSSNIWTYEGLPTSSTIRTYIKNIRKILGEEYIETIKGVGYRFNKK from the coding sequence ATGAAAATACTATTATTAGAAGATGATTTAATTCTAAATGAGATAATTGAAGAGTTTTTAAATGGTTTAGGATATGAAGTAACTTGCGTATTTGACGGGATGAATGCCAGTGAAGTTATATATGAAAACCATTTTGATTTATTGATTTTAGATGTAAATGTACCAAATATGACAGGCTTTGAATTTTTAAAAAGCTTAAGAGAAAACAATATCACAACACCAGCTATATTTATAACCTCACTAAATTCTGTAGAAGATATAGAGGAAGGGTTTAATTCAGGAGCTGATGATTATCTAAAAAAACCTTTTGAACTAAAAGAATTAGAACTTAGGATAAACAATATAAAAAGACTTTTACATTTAGATAGTGATGAAATAGAGATTGCAGAAAATATATCTTTTAACAGCAAATTAAACTATGTAAACAATAATTCAATCAAAACAAAATTGCCTTTAAAAGAAGCTCAGATATTAAAATACTTAGTCAACAATGCAAATAGATGTATCTCACAAGATGAACTAAGTTCAAATATCTGGACCTATGAAGGTTTACCTACCTCTTCAACCATAAGAACTTATATAAAAAATATTAGAAAAATTTTAGGGGAAGAGTATATAGAAACAATCAAAGGAGTTGGTTATAGATTTAACAAGAAGTGA
- a CDS encoding TolC family protein: protein MKKQYLLTALLPLFVNAQSVDSIVTSALEKNSSLKALESSINITKEQIALSTKWDNPVVNIGATDIQFNDYRARNKEPMQSQFIGLTQAIPLGDKLQLAKEVATNDYTISKYNLENKKLELKSNIYEYAYKIKLLEERIFLYKQFKLNVEKLESLLKDFYKYGKANQKDILSVQILYNELNLKQQQLQTFLNTSYLKLEELTYENISNIDINTDIKPIVLSKDISNHPKILSFEQTQNKFTNISKLEEEKKIPDIKMNVTYFERSQEYEDYMNVSLSFPLPVYGKESIKATKAKFQSQQVKNQLDDLKNRFYVSINTLQKNINDSIDTFKIIEKNIIPKYDELQELLESNNSFLLKTNLDTRELIKNQNDIIKYKLKAVDEKEKYFSSLAKSYYFTRIEK, encoded by the coding sequence ATGAAAAAACAATATCTATTAACTGCACTTTTACCTTTGTTTGTAAATGCTCAATCAGTAGATAGTATTGTAACTAGTGCTTTAGAGAAAAATTCATCTCTAAAAGCACTGGAATCTTCTATTAATATAACAAAAGAGCAAATTGCACTTTCAACAAAATGGGATAATCCTGTAGTAAATATTGGTGCTACAGATATTCAATTTAATGATTACAGAGCAAGAAACAAAGAACCTATGCAAAGTCAATTTATAGGACTTACTCAAGCTATTCCTTTAGGGGATAAACTACAATTGGCAAAAGAGGTTGCTACAAATGATTATACGATTTCAAAATATAATCTAGAAAATAAAAAACTTGAACTTAAATCAAATATTTACGAGTATGCCTATAAAATAAAACTTTTAGAAGAAAGAATCTTTTTATATAAACAGTTTAAACTAAATGTAGAAAAATTAGAATCTTTATTAAAAGATTTTTACAAATATGGAAAAGCAAATCAAAAAGATATATTAAGTGTTCAAATACTTTATAATGAACTTAATCTAAAACAACAACAACTTCAAACTTTTTTAAATACAAGCTATTTAAAACTTGAAGAATTAACATATGAAAACATTTCAAATATTGATATTAATACAGATATAAAACCAATAGTTCTTTCTAAAGATATTTCAAATCATCCAAAAATTTTATCTTTTGAACAAACACAAAATAAATTTACAAATATTTCAAAACTTGAAGAAGAGAAAAAAATTCCAGATATCAAGATGAATGTAACTTATTTTGAAAGAAGTCAAGAGTATGAAGATTATATGAATGTTTCTCTTTCTTTTCCTCTTCCTGTTTATGGAAAAGAATCAATTAAAGCAACAAAAGCAAAATTTCAATCTCAACAAGTAAAAAATCAACTTGATGATTTGAAAAACAGATTTTATGTTTCTATTAATACTCTTCAAAAAAATATTAATGATTCAATTGATACTTTTAAAATTATAGAAAAAAATATTATTCCAAAATATGATGAGTTGCAAGAACTTTTAGAAAGCAACAATAGTTTTCTTTTAAAAACAAATCTTGACACAAGAGAGTTAATAAAAAATCAAAACGATATTATCAAATATAAATTAAAAGCTGTAGATGAAAAAGAAAAATATTTCTCATCTTTAGCAAAATCATACTATTTTACAAGGATCGAAAAGTGA
- a CDS encoding FixH family protein, with protein MKLLKIVSILIFSCILLNAEPIDLKGKKDGYEVQLQSEKSLVVGDNTFVVTLAKDGVAVTDAKVKAKFFMPEMPGMPYMEYVGKAKLVDGKYKFLINLSMSGTWQYHLLFKTADGKVHKIRSSVNL; from the coding sequence ATGAAATTATTAAAAATAGTTTCTATTTTAATCTTCTCTTGCATTCTTTTAAATGCAGAGCCAATCGATTTAAAAGGTAAGAAAGATGGATATGAAGTTCAACTTCAATCTGAAAAATCTTTAGTTGTAGGTGATAATACATTTGTTGTAACTCTTGCTAAAGATGGTGTAGCAGTAACAGATGCAAAAGTTAAAGCAAAGTTTTTTATGCCAGAGATGCCTGGTATGCCTTATATGGAATATGTAGGAAAAGCAAAACTTGTTGATGGTAAATATAAATTTTTAATCAATTTATCTATGAGTGGAACTTGGCAATACCATTTGTTGTTTAAAACAGCTGATGGAAAAGTTCACAAAATCAGATCTAGTGTAAATTTATAA
- a CDS encoding response regulator transcription factor — protein MKILLLEDDTLLNEIIVEFLEELDYEVFTTFDGQEALEAIYENRFDLLILDVNVPSLNGFELLKELKSNSIDIPTIYITSLHTSQDMEDGFKAGADDYIKKPFHLSELKLRINNIKRLRHIEDSGVVKLSENIFYDNDEKILKINEKSNHLSKTEAKVFEYFIKNKNKSVSIDEISLNNWVYDEVPTATTIRTYIKNLRKILGKDKITTIKGLGYKLNL, from the coding sequence ATGAAAATATTACTTTTAGAAGATGACACTCTATTAAATGAGATTATTGTAGAATTTTTAGAAGAGCTTGATTATGAAGTCTTTACAACTTTTGATGGACAAGAGGCTTTAGAAGCTATTTATGAAAATAGGTTTGATTTACTTATTTTAGATGTAAATGTACCTAGTTTAAATGGATTTGAACTTTTAAAAGAGTTAAAGTCAAACTCTATAGATATCCCCACAATATATATAACCTCTTTACACACTTCACAAGATATGGAAGATGGCTTTAAAGCAGGAGCTGATGATTATATAAAAAAACCTTTCCATTTAAGTGAGTTGAAGCTTAGAATAAACAATATTAAAAGACTAAGACATATAGAAGATAGTGGAGTTGTAAAATTATCTGAAAATATTTTTTATGATAATGATGAAAAGATACTAAAAATAAATGAAAAATCTAATCACTTATCGAAAACAGAAGCAAAAGTTTTTGAGTATTTTATAAAAAATAAAAATAAATCAGTCTCTATAGATGAGATATCTTTAAACAATTGGGTTTATGATGAGGTTCCCACTGCTACAACTATTAGAACCTATATAAAAAATCTTCGTAAAATTTTAGGAAAAGATAAAATCACCACAATAAAAGGTTTGGGATATAAACTTAATCTTTAA